The region tttctcacCTGCAGCCCTCACTTCATTCATTCCGACAGCACAGCTACAACCTTTAGCATCCCAAACTGCGACTAAGAAGCTTATTTTAACTCATCAACGTCCCTATAAGACTGGACCCTGTGAACTGGTCTGACTGTACTGTAATTGGTCAAAACTGGTGGCTGCACTTCCAGAACACGAACAAATACAAAcatctcagtgtgtgttgatgtcCGGGCAGCTGCTCAGCGCTAACTTCCAGCCAGCCAGCGAGCGAATGAGCGAGTCTGTCCGGTTAGCTTCAGATTACCATCAACTCGGAACTTAAACACTTCCCCccatcatttattattattatttacatgtgCTATAGTCACACAGCTGTGATATTCAGCTTGCAAATGACTAAAGATCATTATTTCACAAGCATCGTGCCGAAAACAACAAACGAACGGATGCTAATGCTAAAGTTGGTTAGCCGACGAGCTAATGACTTCATGCTTTTCTGTTAGCATGGGGCCTCGAAGCAGCAGCTCCGCCGGCGGACAATGTGCAGGAAAAGCAGCTCGTCTCACCCAAGGATATTTATTCGGCGTCGCATCTACTATAATCCAGATAGAGGAGTCAGCACTTGTAGAAATAACAAGGCCTATTCTTTGAATTCAAAGGCAGAAGCTGCCCTGAGTGCCTTCATATTGGCTGAAGGTGCGCGTCACACGTCCCGTTCTTCTTCGGTGGTGTTTATATGTGCTGCCCGAATGTTACGTTCcctgagattttatttattttattattgttgtttattcacattttttttagtATCATTTATTGTCCCAGATACAAAGCCAGTTTCAAACGTTATATgatattatttatcattatttttatgtcatttgttggtaattaataaataattaaagcGTAAGAAAGATTGCAGGTTTTTATTTGAGAGTTAGTGCCggaaacatttaattttaatataatttaattaatgTTGTGTTAGTTGCTTTGTTGATTGAGGACTGAAAACTCATaatcattctttattttttttttatattaattgcAGAGATTCTGATACATGGTGCTTCATTATAATTATGACTTCGCTGACACTTGATTgtatcaaaacacaaacatatttatatGGTTATTTGTAAATACAGCTGGTTGCTGCCACTTATTGAAAACTCAGAGAACATCCCAACtagacaaaaatgttttatttctccttttccccCAAATATGGTGAGTATTGGGGAGAAGCAGTAGGTATGTTGTATGTAtcattgttttgacttttttttgtttgtttgttttcatgttcgCAGATGTTTGAATTAAAGCCTTCATTCATTCAAGGCGCACAAATACTAAATGTACTGTGCACCCATTAACagaagaaacacactgacaattCATTTGTACTTTCAATCAGTTTATTTCCTTTGTGGAccaataaaattaaacatattCTCTTCACCAGTTATTTAACATGTTTATGTTATATACAAACacaagatttattttatatatatcacTGTGACTGCAGCTTTTACAGGCTAAGCGGTCTTTGAGGGATATCACAAAAACTGTAGCATTTATTCACAAAACTGGCATAACATTTTTGGCAGTATGAGAAGAGTCTGCTGAAGCTTTTGTTTTCTCAATAACTTTGAGAGCAATTGTCTTCACAGCAATTAGAGCTTCATTGCAGGCTTTGGAAATTTTAGATGGTGGCAGGAGGAAACCGTATTCCCCGCGATCCTGAAGTTCAAATGTGAAGGAGTATTTGATTCCCAGCTTGTAAGCCCAGTCATCAGAACCACCAGGAGCCAAGTCTggagaaggaaaatgaaaatcatccACTTTGAAAGTCACTGAGCtctcaaaacatgaaaatgaagtCCCACTTACATATTGTCTTTGCTCCAGCTCCATATTTATAGTTGGTTCTATAAAATCTTCTGATGTTCTGGGCAGCTTTTTGAGTCATCTCAAGcttgcaaagacaaaaaacagagaaTAATCATTGTCTATGGATCCgtgaaatttttatttgatttgacgTAACATTCTGCTGTAATCTACTTGttacttaaaaaagaaatagctCTGATATTTAGGACCCTTCCACGCGAAATAAATCTGGCAACATGTAAAGCTATGAcagtaaaactaaaaaactcCCACTTGAACCAAAGctctgaatggaaaaaaaaaaaaaaagattaatttatttgattGGTCAGTCCAAACCACTCACCAGGTCACTGTGGTTCTCTGCTTCATCCATGGTGCAGGAGTACGGGAAGAGCAGCATCTGAGAATAGGAGTGAATGCTGATGTAGAGCTGAACGGAGTCCTTGTGTGTGCGAAGGAAGTTGGCCACGGCCTGCGACTCTGGCTCCGACTCAGGGAAAGCACCGCAGTAGATCTCAGAGCAGGGCTCAGGAGAGGCTCCCTCCGCTAAGAACAGTCACACTTTACCACGGGACCTTCCTCACATGTTATCAAATTATAAACCTAACAAATGGTTGGGTCCAATGTGCTCAAATGGGTCAGGATATTTCTGCATTGATACTACTTTCTGTGTAATTTGAAACATGAGTCAGTCAGTTGGCTGACTGTCTGTAGAAGGCACAATGTCAGTTGTTTTAGTTCAATCCTCCGTGCTGGGGATGACAACAATGTGACCTACTGCACCAGTTGGCATCAAAGTTCCTGTTGAGGTCGACTCCAATGCATGTGCTGCCCCAACGGCTCCTGCTGAGAGAGCGATTCTTCCTCCACATCCtcttctgaaaaataaaaagaaacaaataaaataaccagAGTCAGGGATGACTGCCGGTGAAGCCTTCTTCACAGATGCTGGGGAATTTCATAATACCACTAGTTCTTACTGTCGTCCAGGTGTACTTGTATCCATCAGGGTTCATAACAGGCAGCACGTAGAAATCCATGTCATCCAGTATGTTTGTAATTTCTTGGTTTTGCCTGTAAAATGCCAAAGACTGTGAGAGAAAGTGATTTTAGTGAAACTGGTCTGATGGAAAACGCTATTCTATGACATTTATGGTCCTAAACTAGTGTAGACATGAGATCTAATGTACTCACATATTGCACAAACCATAAGCAGAAAGCAGGAGAAATCCACTCTCGGGCGTGGATCCCACAGTCGATCCATGCCGCTTTCTTATTTGGTCTGTCATTTAGAGACAGCTGAATAAtaagaataacaataattaacagaaaatattcacacacatgATCATCTTTACCATCAGTG is a window of Echeneis naucrates chromosome 2, fEcheNa1.1, whole genome shotgun sequence DNA encoding:
- the cpb2 gene encoding carboxypeptidase B2; amino-acid sequence: MDHHIMRTLLAVFVLVNLDRGYGTETHDQVLSITPKTQEQVEVVRNVSTQYETVLWQPVSHQYITEETQVHLFVPANSSEMVQDLLQKYAITNEVLLANPSELIEMQTKNYSTDPRSSSTFYERYHSLEDIYYWINRTTMDNTDKVKAILIGSSYEKRPLYVLKLSLNDRPNKKAAWIDCGIHAREWISPAFCLWFVQYSLAFYRQNQEITNILDDMDFYVLPVMNPDGYKYTWTTKRMWRKNRSLSRSRWGSTCIGVDLNRNFDANWCTEGASPEPCSEIYCGAFPESEPESQAVANFLRTHKDSVQLYISIHSYSQMLLFPYSCTMDEAENHSDLLEMTQKAAQNIRRFYRTNYKYGAGAKTIYLAPGGSDDWAYKLGIKYSFTFELQDRGEYGFLLPPSKISKACNEALIAVKTIALKVIEKTKASADSSHTAKNVMPVL